The following proteins are co-located in the Silene latifolia isolate original U9 population chromosome 1, ASM4854445v1, whole genome shotgun sequence genome:
- the LOC141593079 gene encoding protein RGF1 INDUCIBLE TRANSCRIPTION FACTOR 1-like, which yields MGGGGPDDEDFNRWPPWLKPLLREKFFVHCQYHPDSHKSECNMYCLDCMNGALCSLCLAHHKDHRAIQIRRSSYHDVIRVSEIQKVLDINGIQTYIINSARVVFLNERPQPRPGKGVTNTCQVCERSLLDTFRFCSLSCKIVGTSKNTHKRKKIRSSMESDSEDSGSTGSTTTREEMINYNNRMVQSFTPSTPPPTALNFRTAKRRKGIPHRAPLGGLIVQY from the exons ATG GGTGGTGGTGGACCAGATGATGAAGATTTTAATAGGTGGCCGCCATGGTTGAAGCCATTGTTACGTGAAAAGTTCTTTGTTCATTGCCAATATCATCCTGATTCTCATAAAAGTGAATGTAATATGTATTGCTTGGATTGTATGAATGGTGCTCTTTGTTCACTTTGCCTTGCTCATCACAAAGATCATCGTGCTATTCAG ATTCGGAGATCATCGTATCATGATGTGATCAGGGTTTCGGAAATACAGAAAGTGTTGGATATTAATGGAATTCAAACATACATAATCAATAGTGCAAGAGTTGTGTTCTTGAATGAAAGGCCACAGCCTAGGCCTGGTAAAGGTGTCACAAACACATGTCAAGTTTGTGAAAGAAGTCTCCTTGATACATTCCGATTTTGCTCCCTTTCTTGCAAG ATTGTTGGGACATCAAAAAATACTCATAAGAGGAAGAAAATCCGATCGTCAATGGAGTCGGATTCCGAAGATTCCGGTAGCACGGGTAGCACCACAACAAGGGAGGAGATGATAAACTACAACAATAGAATGGTCCAAAGCTTTACACCATCAACACCTCCTCCAACTGCCCTTAATTTCAGGACAGCCAAAAGAAGGAAAGGCATTCCACATAGAGCCCCTCTAGGTGGACTCATCgtacaatattaa